The sequence GGTGAGCGACCTCACGGAGATCAACACGCTCGGCCGCCAGATGCGGGAGCGCGAGAAGATGTCGGCGCTGGGCGAGATGTCGGCGGGCATCGCGCACGAGTTCAAGAACTCGCTGGCCACCATCTCGGGCTATGCCCAGATGCTGACGCGCGAGAACGACGCCGCTTCTGTCCGGCAGTTCGCCGGCAAGATCGTGGGCGAGACCGCCAACCTGACGCGCGTCGTCACCGACTTCCTGAACTTCGCGCGCCCGCAAGAGCTGCACACGGAGATGGTCGGCGTGCATCCGCTGCTGGCGGAGTGCGCCGCGGAAGCGGCGGCGGCGGGAGCGCTGGTGGACTACGGCGGAATCCCGGAAGACCTGGCCGTGAACGGGGACCGGACTGCCCTGCGGCAGGCGTTCTCGAATCTCCTGCGCAACGCCGCGGAGGCGGCCGAAGGCCGGCCGGTCCGGATCGAGGTGAGCGCGCAGCCGGCGCCAGGCGGGGTCCGGCTCATCTTCCGCGACGACGGCCCCGGCATCGCGCCCGAGCATCTGCCCCGCATCTTCATCCCATTCTTCACCACCAAGACGCACGGGACCGGCCTGGGGCTCGCTCTGGTGCAGCGCATCGTGACGGAGCACGGAGGCGCCATCCAGGTCGAGAGCAGCCCCCGAGGCACGGTGTTTACCCTGTCGTTTCCTGCAAAAAACCCGGTCCAGGCGGCCGTTTCCGCGGACTAACATATTGCGCTGGCAGAAACTCGGGGTTATGCTTCCGTTAACCCCGGGCCTCAAAAGGACGGTTGTGCCATGAAACGACTGTGGTTGTTCCTTGCGGTGAGCATCCTTGGCGCCGGCATCGCGGTGGCGCAGGATGAGGGCATCTCGCTGGGCGACGCCGCGCGCATGCAGCGAGAGAAGAAAGCCCAGGGCTCGCCCAATGGGAAGGTCTACGACAACGAGAACCTCCCCAAGAAGAACACGCTCTCGACTACCACGGGCGACTTCGGCGGCTTGCCCGCGGAAGACGACAAGGACAAGGAAGGCGCCGTCACGGCCGATGCCTCGGCTGCCAAGGGCAAGGACAAGGGCGACAAGGCCGAGAAGACCGACGAGGAAGCCGCCAAGGAAAAGCTGGACGAGTTCAAGGGTAAGGCCGCGGACATCAAGAAGGAGATCGACCAGCTCAACCGCGAGATCGACGTGTTGAACCGCGAGCAACGGCTGCGCGCGGCGGCGTACTACGGCGACGCGGGCGCGAAAGCGCGCCCCGAAAACCAGGCCAAGTGGGTCGCGGACGAGAAGAAGTTCCAGGACGACCTGAAGGCCAAGCAGGACGACCTCGCGGCGGCGAAGCAGAAGATGACCGACCTGCAGGAAGAGATCCGCAAGGCCGGGCTGAACAGTTCCATCGGCGAATAGCCGCTTCTTTCACACGAGCGCCGGCGCGTGCCGGCGCTTTCTTTCTATGGACTCCATCCTGCTGGTCGAGGACAAGGCTGAGCTTCGCGAGATGCTCGCCACCGCGCTCGCCCGCATGCGGTACGAGGTCACGCCGGCGGCGGACCTGGCCGCGGCGCTGCAGGCCCTCCGGCGGCGCAAGTTCTCGCTCGTGCTCACCGACCTGAAGCTGCCGGCGGGGAGCGGGATGGAGGTGCTGCAGGCCTCGCTGGCAGCAGATCCCGAGATTCCGGTCATCCTGATGACGGCCTACGGCACGGTGCCGCAAGCGGTCGAGGCGATGAAGCACGGCGCGTATGACTTCATCCAAAAGCCGATCGACCTCGACCATCTCGAGCGGCTGACGCGGCGCGCCATCGAGCGGCAGCAACTGCTGCGTGAGAACATCCTGCTGAAAGAGGAGCACGCCCGGCGGCTCGGCTTCCCGCGCATCCTGGGGGAAAGCCCGGCGATGCAGAGCGCCGCGCGCGAGCTGCAGCGCATCGCGCCCGCGGACTCGACCGTGCTGCTGCTGGGCGAGAGCGGAACGGGCAAGGAGCTGTTCGCGCGGGCCCTGCACCAGCTCTCGCCGCGCGCTGCCAAGCCGTTCGTCGCGCTGAACTGCGCCGCCATCCCGGAGACGCTCATCGAGAACGAGCTGTTCGGGCATGAGAAGGGCGCATTCACGGGCGCCGACACCCGCCGCGCGGGCCGGTTCGAGGCCGCGCACGGCGGCACCATCTTTCTCGACGAAGTCGGCGAGTTGCCAGAGGCGGTGCAGGCCAAGCTGCTGCGCGTCCTGGAGGAGAAGGTCATCGAGCGGCTGGGCGGCTCGGGGCCGCTGAAAGTCGACGTCCGCATCGTGGCGGCGACCAACCGCGACCTGGAGAAGGCTACGGGCTTCCGTCGCGACCTTTATTTCCGCCTCGCCGTCTTCCCGCTGCGCATCCCGCCCCTGCGCGAGCGCGGCGACGATGTCACGCTGCTCGCGGAAGCGTTTCTCGAACGTTCACGTCGCGAATTGCGCAAGCCGCGGCTGGAGTTGGCGAAGGACGCGCTCGCGGCGCTACGCCAGTACGGCTGGCCGGGGAATGTCCGCGAGTTACAGAACGTGCTGGAGCGCGCGGCCATTCTGGAGGAGGGCGAGATCAGCGCCGCCGCCTTGGCGCTTCCGCAACCGGGCGCCGCTAAGGCGGCGAAAGCAGCGGCGGCAGCCGGAAGCGACCGCGCCACGCTGGAGTCAGTGTTGCGCGAGTGCAAGTGGAACCGCACGGCGGCTGCCGAGCGCCTCGGCATCTCCACCAAGACCCTGCTGGCGCGGCTGCGCGCCGCGGGCCTCGACTAAGCGCGCAAGCGCGTGACCTGCTTCATGTGGTGTCGCGCGTGGACGAAGTGGAACTGCCGCCACTGGCGGGCCGTGAGCGGGCCCAGCACCGGATGGTCGGCGATCTTCACGCCGCTGCCATACTTCTGCTCGCACTCGGTGATGGCCGCGTCCATCTCGGGCAGCGCCTGCTCGACGGCGCGGACCACCTGGTCCGCCTGAAGGCCCTTCGGAATAGTCATCGCGGGCGCCTGGCGGCCCGTCGGGAAGTAGCCGACGTCGAGCACTACGAACTGGAAGAGCCTGTTCTTCAGCGTCGGCCTGCTGCCGAGCGGCTTGCCGGCGACAATCGCCTTCCGCAAGCCCTTGGTGGTCGCGGTGTAGGTGATCAGCAGGTGCTCCACGATCTCGGCGGCGCACCACTTCCCTTCCGGATGGCGCGCGAGCGCCGCAGGGTCCATGCCGGCGGTCGCATCAGCGATCATCTTCCAGGTGCTGTCTACGGTCGGATGCATCGGGTCGGCCTCGGCATCATTTAGAATGTTGGCCCTTGGGGATTGACTCACCAAATCATACGAGGCCTACCAACATGCGCAAGACCTTGTTGCTGCTCGCTCTCGCCGCCGCGCTCGCGGGATGCTCCTCCGAGCCGGAGAAGCCGAAGGAGAGCGCTGCGGCGCGTGCCAAGCCCGCGGAGAAGAAGAACCAGTACGAGACCGGCCGGGTCGCGTTCCAGAAGACCTACATTTCGGCGCGCGGCTGGGCCGCCGACGCCAAGCCGTTCCGCTTGGAGTCCGACTGCGGCCATGACTCTCCGGTCGCCGAAGGCAAGTGCGGCGTCTGGAAGGCGGTCTTCGCCTCGTCGATGCAGCGCGGCATCAAGCCCTACATGTGGTCGGGGATCGACGCGCCCGACGCCCCCTCGCCGGGCGTGAATCCCGGCCAGGAAGACGACTACAACCCCTCGAACCCCAACACGCAGCCCTTCGACCTTTCCTTCCTCAAGCAGGACTCCGACAAAGCCTTCGAGGTCGCGCAGAAGCACGGCGGCGAAAAGATCATGAAGAAGGACCCGAAGACGCCGGTGAGTTTCACGCTGGACTGGTGGCCGAAGGAGAACAAGCTCAAGTGGCACGTGAGCTATGGCGCCGAACTGCGTGTGGCCGTGGACGCTACTACCGGGGATTTTCTGAAGGTAGAGAAGTAGGCAGCTCGGGCTTTGCCGGAATGCCCTCGCCGCGAAGCTGCGGCAGGTGCTGGAGCGCGATCTTGGCGGCGTCGGCGAAGACGCCGCTGGGGTCGAGCCGCAGGTAGGCGCGATAGGTCGCGCTGGCTTCGTCGAGCAGGCCGTTCTTCTCATAGGCGTCGGCGAGGAAGAAGGTGGCATCCTCGTTCCAGGGATCGGCCTCGAGCGCAGCCTGGAGCCTCGCAATGGCGCCGCGGAAGTCATTCTTCCCCAGCAACAGCGTGCCCTCATCCACCAGGGCGAAGGCCCGCTTCTTCTCCGGCGTGTCGGCCTGCTCCTGGATCATGGGACGCAGCCGCTCCTGCAGCTTCTGCGCTTCCTCGTAGTACTGGCCGTCGGGCGCGACGCGCAGGTACAGGACGACGAAGCGCGCGGCCTCGCGCGGCTTCTTCACCTTCTCGTAGGTGGTGGCGAGCCGGAAGATGGCGGTCGGGTCGTTGGGCTTGTACTCGAGCGCGTCCTGATAGCGCATGAGCGCGCCGCGGTGATTGCCCTGCTTGGCGTAGTAGTCGCCGACCTCGATGTCCTTGTCGGCACGATGCGGGTCGTACTTCTTGAACTCGTTGACGCCCCCGGGGTCGTAGTCGACGGGCGGCGGCCCCAAGTCATCGGGCTGGTCCTTGCTGGAGCTTTCTCCCGGCGCGCTCTGCGGGCGGTCGGAGCGCGGCGGCGCCTGGTTCCCCGGCGCCTGCCCGCGGCCGGGAGCGGTCGGCTCCACCTGCCCGGCGCACACGACCGCCGCGAGCAACACCCATGCCGCACACATCGCAGTCCGGGAAGCCATTGTCTCTATTTTACTGCGCTTCCCATTAGACGGCCCGCGGCGACTCGCGGCGCGTGGAAGCAAAAAAATAGGGCCGCCCTGAGGGTGCGGCCCTGTTCGCAAAACCTCGGGGGAGGAGGTTTGCTCGTGAGAACCTCTTACGACTGCGGTTCGGCGGCAGCCGACTGCGCCGGCTCCTGGGTGTTCGTCATCAGGCGCACGTCCACGCGACGGTTCTTCGCACGGCCCGACGCGCTGGCGTTCGACGCCACCTTCTTGTCCTTACCCAATCCGATCACGTAGATCTTGTGCGCGGGGATGCTGTGCTCCTCGGCCAGGTACTGGATCACGGCCGCGGCACGGCGCTCGCTGAGCTGGTAGTTGTAATTGGCGTCGCCGACCGAGTCGGTGCCGCCTTCGACGACCAGGATGTAGTGCTTCTGGTTGGGGATCTCCTGCGCGAGCTGGTCGAGCGCTTCCTTCGCCTTCGCGGTCAGGTTGGCCTGATCGAAGCCGAAGTGCACCGACGTCTCGACCACCGGCTTGTAGTTGTCGAGGTTGGCGACCGTGTTGTGCAGAGTCTCGACCCGGGTCGAGGCCTGGGTCGCGAGCACGTTGGCTTCATCCGCGGTCTTGCCCGCTGCCAGCGCCTTCTGGTCGGCCGAGTCCGCCTTCGACTGCGCCGTCTGGATGCCCTGGGTCGCGCGCGTGTCGAGGTCGCGGATGTCGCGCGTGTTCTGCGAGGTCAGATCGTCGAGCTCATTCACTTTGTTGATGATGGGCGCGGTCTCTTTGCGGACGTAATTCTTGGTGGCGCAGCCGGTCGAGACCAGCAGGCCGGCGGTGATGAGAGCTGCGAACAGTGCTCGTTTCATGGGGGAAACTCCTTCGAACTTGGTCCTCGCCGGCCTGGCCGGCGGCAACTTCGGCCTGAGGACATGCCTCGGTCGTCCTCAGAAAGAGCAACCGCCCTGCCAATCGAAGTCTTTCTGCCCTCCATATAAGGCTAGTACTATCAATTACTTAGCGACCAGCGGCGGCGCTGCTGCATCGAATGCTTGTCCGGCCGAGCGCAAAATAATCACGAATGAGGCTGGATAATAGAATTTTTACCGGGACCAGCCCGGCTCACTGATGGACCTGCAGGCCAAAATCCGGACGCTTCCCGCCTCCCCCGGCGTGTACCTCTACAAGAACGCCGAGGGACAGGTGATCTACGTGGGCAAGGCGAACAGCCTGCGGGCCCGGGTGCGGTCGTACTTCGTCGGCGAGGCGCCGCTCGACGCTAAGACGGGCTCGTTGCTGCGCGAGGCGGTCGACGTGGAGTACATCGTCGTCGACAACGAGATGGAGGCGCTGGCGCTCGAGAACAATCTCATCAAGCAGAAGCAGCCTCGCTTCAACATCCTGCTGCGCGACGACAAGACCTACCCCTATATCAAGCTGACCCGGGAGCGCTTCCCGCGCGTGTATGTGACGCGGCGGCTGAAGAAGGACGGCGCCGCGTACTACGGCCCCTACTTCCCTGCGAACCTCGCCTACCGCATCACCGACCTCATCCACCGGAACTTTCTCGTGCCCTCGTGCACGGTAGACCTCACGCGCTATCACGCGCGGCCGTGCCTGCAGTACTACATCAAGCGCTGCCTGGGACCGTGCGTGCGCGACCTGACCACGCCTGAGCAGTACGAGCAGGCGGTGCACGATGTGCGGCTGTTCCTGGAAGGCCGGACGGGCGACCTGTCGAAGTCGTTGCGCGCGCGCATGGACCAGGCGGCGGAGCAGCAGGAGTACGAGCGCGCCGCCAAGTTGCGCGACCTGGTGTCGACGGTCGAGCAGGTGACCGAGAAGCAGCGCATCGCGGCCGCCGAGGGCGACGACACCGACGTCTTCGGCTATCACTTCGAGAACGACATGCTGGCGGTCAATCTGTTCCACATGCGCACCGGCCGCGTGCTCGACCGCCGGGATCTCTTCTGGGAAGACCTGCCGGAGATCGGCATGGCACCTCCCGCCGAGGCCGACGACCGGCAGTCGGCCACCGAGGACGCTTTTTCCGCCGCAACGTTCTTCTCCGCCCTGCTCAAGCAGGTTTACATCGACCAGCAGTACGTCCCGCGGCAGATCCTGGTGCCGGTAGACTTCGAAGACCGCCCGGCGCTGGAGACATTGTTGAGCCGGAAGTCCGGCCATCGCGTGGAGATCCTGGTGCCACAGCGCGGGGAGAAGCGCTCGCTGCTCGACCTGGTCGGCAAGAACGCCAAGCAGTCCTACGACCAGCGCTTCCGCGTGCTGAAGCCGCAGCAACGCGCCATCCAGGAAGCCTTGCAGGACGCGCTGCAGATGCCGGAGCTGCCCACGCGCATCGAGTGCTTCGACATCTCGCACATCCAGGGCGCCGAGACGGTGGCGTCGATGGTGGTGTGGGAAGACGGCAAGATGAAGAAGTCCGACTACCGCAAGTTCATCATCCGCGGCGTGACCGGTGTTGACGACTTCGCCTCGATGCGCGAGGTGGTGGAGCGCCGTTATAAGCGCCTGCTGGCCGAGAAGGCGCCGTTCCCCTCGCTGGTGCTGATCGACGGCGGCGTGGGACAACTGCACTCAGCGGCGCTGGCGCTTGAAGGGCTGGGCATCATCAACCAGCCGCTCGCCGCGATCGCGAAGCGCGAGGAGATCATCTACGTCCACGGGCTGGAGGACGAGCCGGTGAAGCTCGACCGCCACTCGCCCATCCTGCACCTGGTGCAGCTCATCCGCGACGAGGCGCACCGCTTCGCGGTCACGTTCCACCGCAAGCGCCGCCAGATGCGCGACCGCGCCAGCGACCTGCTGGAGGTCCCGGGCATCGGCGCGACCACGCGCCGCCGCCTGCTCGAGCACTTCGGCTCGGAGCGCGCGGTGAAGCTGGCGGACCTCAACGCGCTCTCCGCCGTCGTCACGCGCAAGCAGGCCGAGCGCATCCGCGAGCACTTCGACAAGCTCCGCTAAGACGCGCCGGCCGCGCGCCTCTCGCGCTGGTCGAGCTCTTCCAGCAGGTACATCTTCACGTTGGCGCTGAGGCGGGTGTGCGAGAGCGTGTCGCGCAGCGTCTGCGTGGGCAGCGATTGCGCAAAGGCCAGGACGCGCGCCAGCGGCGTCTTGTCGTTGCGCAGCAGCGCGATCTGGATGTCCTTGCGCAGGGACCACTTCGCGTGCCGGCTGGCCAGCGCGACGAAGTGCTCCGGCGCTTCCTCGCGCATGAGCGCCTTCACGATCAGTGCCTCGGTCATGAAGGGGCTGGCGAGCGCGGCCTCGACGATGCGCTCGTCGCTATCCAGCAGCAGCGCCGCCGCCACGCGGCCGGAGGCGCGGCGCGCGAGCGTAAGCCGCTCGCCGGCGGAGATGCCCTCGAGCCGCGTGACGATGATCTCGTCCACCGCCATCTTGACGTCGGCGGCGACCGCCGGCGTGAGCGCGATCTGCATCAGCTCGAACGTATAGAGATGGCGCGCGACCGGGATGGAGACGTGGCGCGGCGTGCGCGGGTGCATCACGACCGCGGCGATGACGCGGCGGTGCTTCATGACGTGGCCGTTCTTCGCGAGCGCCTCCAGCGCCTGCTGCGGCAGGTCGCGGCGCGCCAGGAAGGCGAGCGCGAGGTCCTCATCGAGCTGCGCGGACGCCGCTACGTCCTTCAGCTCCTCGGACGAAGTGCTGCGGATACGCTCCTCGAGCGCGGCGTGTTGCGCCGGCGTGAGAGGCGCCGTCTTCTTGCCGGGGCTGCCGGAAGGTTCCGCCATGGGTTGCTGGGCGGGATTCTAGCGCGAAAGCGGCGGTCCTCAGGAACCGGCTTGCGCCGGCTGCGATTCCCTGCCGCCCGCGCGGCGCGCGATGGCGAGCGCGCCTGCCACCGGATGCACGTGCCCGAAGCTGACCGCGATGTCGGGGCGCTCGGCCCGCAGCGAGTTCCCGTACACCTGCCGCACGACTGCAGAGGTGGTGAACACGCCGCCCGCAACGCAGACGCGCACCGCGTGGCGGCCCGGCCAGAGCTTGCGGATGACGATCTTGGTGAGCCCCGCGAGCTCGGTCCCGGCACGCATCAGCAGGTCGCGCGCCAGCGAATCGCCGTCGAGCGCCGCGTGCAGCACGTTGGGATACAGGCCGGCGAAGTCGGGGTGCGGGTAGGCGTTGGACAGCCGGACGATGTCTTCGCGCGTCGCGACGTGCCAGGCTTCAAGGACCGCCTTGGTGAGCGCGGTGTTCTGGCCGGTATCGACGGCGCGCACGGCCGCGGCCGCGGCCTGCCGCCCGATCCACTCCGCGGAACCTTCGTCGGAGATCACCGGCCCCCATCCGCCGGCGCGCGCGGTGTCGCCCCGTTCATTGCGGCCGAAGACGATGGACCCGGTGCCCGCGATGGAGATCACGCCCGGGCCGGTGCGGAAAGCCGCTTCCAGCGCGATCACGTTGTCGCCGATGACATCGACCTCGCCGCCAACGGTGTCGCGCATGATGCGATGAACGATGAGCGCGGTGCGCGCGTCGGAGGCGCCGGCAATGCCGATGCAGCTGTGCGTGATCTCCCGCGGGGAGACGCCGGCATTCTTGCAAGCTTCGCGTATGCCCTGCTGCAGGGCCGTTCGGGCAGCCTCTTCTCCGACTTTCTGCACCTTGCAGCTCGTGGCGGTCGAGCGGCCAAGGATGGCGTGGTCGTCGCCCACGGCGCATTCCGTCTTGCTGCCGCCGGCGTCGACCCCGAGATAATGGGGCATGGATGGGCCCCTTTTTATCATGTAAACCGCGATGTTCGTACCCCCGAACGCCGGTTTCAACGCATAATGACGTAGGCTGCAGCCGGGAGCACCAGGATCGCACGCGGACTCGACCTGCTCGACCTCGCCGTGATCGCCGCGTATCTCGCGGGCATCACGTTGTTTGGCCTGCGCTTTCGCAAGCGGCAGCGCTCGCTGCGCGACTACTTCCTCGCCGACCGCGCCGTGCCGTGGTGGGCCATCGCGCTCTCCATCGTCGCCGCCGAGACCAGCACCCTCACCGTCATCAGCGTCCCCGGGCTCGCGTATCAGAAGGATTTCGGTTTCCTGCAGCTCGTGCTCGGCTACCTGGTCGGCCGAGTCGTCATCAGCGTGGTCCTCATCCCGCAGTACTTCCGCGGCGAGCTGTTCACCGCGTACCAGCTCATCGACCGGCGCTTCGGGCCGCTGCTGCACAAGTTCACCGCCGGCCTGTTCCTGCTCACGCGCGCCGCGGCGGAGGGCGTGCGCGTGTTCGCCGTGTCCATCGTCGTGGGAATCGCCATCGGCACCGGCGACGTCTGGTCCATTGCCATCATTCTCGCGCTCACGTTCATTTACACCCTCGAGGGCGGGATGGCGGCGGTCATCTGGACCGACGTCGTGCAGATGGCCATCTACCTCGCTGGGACGCTCGTCGGCGTCTTCACCATCCTGCACCTGGTGCCGGGCGGCTGGAGCCAGGTCGTCGAGCTCGCGGGCGCCGCCGGCAAGTTCCACGTCTTCGATTTCCGCTGGACCTTCGCTACGCCCTACACGTTCTGGGCGGGCCTGATCGGCGGCACCTTCCTGACGACTGCGAGCCACGGCACCGACCAGCTCATTGTGCAGCGGTTGCTCGCCGCGCGCAGCGAGCGCGACTCGAAGACCGCGCTCATCTCCAGCGGCCTCTTCGTCCTGGTGCAGTTCGGCCTGTTCCTGCTGGTAGGGGCGATGCTGTTCGTCTTCTACGAGCTGTTCCCGCCGGCGATGGCGTTCGAGCGCCCGGACCGCATCTACCCCACGTTCATCGTGACGCAGATGCCGCACGTCATCTCCGGCTTGCTGATCGCAGCCATCCTGGCGGCGGCGATGAGCAACCTCAGCGCCGCGCTGAATTCGCTGTCGTCCTCGACCATCGTGGACTTCTACCTGCGCCTGCGGCCGCAAGCCGACGAGCGCCGCCGCATGGCGGTATCGCGCGCGGCGACGGTCTTCTGGGCGCTGGTGCTGTTCGCGCTCGCGCTGCTCTCCCGCGGCGGCGGACACGTGGTCGAGGTCGGTCTCTCCATCGCCTCGGTCGCGTACGGCGCCCTGCTGGGCGTGTTCCTGCTCGGCGTCCTGACGAAGCAGGCGAATGAGCGCGGCACGATGGTCGGCATGGCGGTGGGTTTCGCGACTTCCCTGTACGTCTGGCGGGCGACCGCCATTCCCTTCACCTGGTACGTGGTGATCGGTTCGGCGGTGACGTTCGCCGTCGGGTATATTGCCAGCTTCGCGTTCCGCGATGCGAAAGGACCTGCCGTTGGCTGAGACCAAGACGCCGCAGCGCGCTGGCCTGGTACGAGCCCTCGGGGTGAGCCACGCTTCCGCCATCGTGGTCGGCATCATCATCGGCAGCGGCATCTTCCTGGTCCCGAAGCGGATGATGGAGGCCACCGGCTCGGCGAACGTGGTGCTGCTGGCGTGGGTGGTCGGCGGCCTGCTCTCCTGGTTCGGCGCGCTCACCTACGCGGAACTCGGCGCCATGAAGCCCGAGGCCGGCGGCGAGTACGTCTACATCCGCGACGCCTACGGACCGACCATGGGCTTCCTCTATGCGTGGACGTGGTTCACCATCGGCAAGCCGGCGTCCATCGCGACCGTCGCCGCCGGGCTCATCCGCACGCTGGGAGACTTCCGCGCCTTCGGCTTCCTGAAAGAGGAGGTGATCTCCGGCCGCGTCCCGATCAACGGCGGGCACCTGGTCGCCATTGCCATCATCCTGCTGCTGAGCTGGCTCAACTATCTCGGCGTGAAGAAGGCGGGTGAGTTCCAGTTGTTCTTCACCATCCTGAAGGTCGGGATGGTGGTGGCGATCATCCTCGTCTGCTT comes from Terriglobales bacterium and encodes:
- a CDS encoding ATP-binding protein, which encodes MRLLLANPVLMKIVLLSAIIVLVFVVAGVWIYSMRKRLLEQTSAAGERPAAQGDVAFSLAAYNGVIQKLKEQEGELQKLRQSERGRAATSESTSEAVLSNLSSGVLLFANNAMVRQANPSAKSILGFGALYGMHARDIFRGVTAVRREGIGDDAPEALLEAIDQCLRHGLPFRRIEADYRTPAGEQRVLGITVSPVRGTLGEALGAACLVSDLTEINTLGRQMREREKMSALGEMSAGIAHEFKNSLATISGYAQMLTRENDAASVRQFAGKIVGETANLTRVVTDFLNFARPQELHTEMVGVHPLLAECAAEAAAAGALVDYGGIPEDLAVNGDRTALRQAFSNLLRNAAEAAEGRPVRIEVSAQPAPGGVRLIFRDDGPGIAPEHLPRIFIPFFTTKTHGTGLGLALVQRIVTEHGGAIQVESSPRGTVFTLSFPAKNPVQAAVSAD
- a CDS encoding sigma-54 dependent transcriptional regulator; the protein is MDSILLVEDKAELREMLATALARMRYEVTPAADLAAALQALRRRKFSLVLTDLKLPAGSGMEVLQASLAADPEIPVILMTAYGTVPQAVEAMKHGAYDFIQKPIDLDHLERLTRRAIERQQLLRENILLKEEHARRLGFPRILGESPAMQSAARELQRIAPADSTVLLLGESGTGKELFARALHQLSPRAAKPFVALNCAAIPETLIENELFGHEKGAFTGADTRRAGRFEAAHGGTIFLDEVGELPEAVQAKLLRVLEEKVIERLGGSGPLKVDVRIVAATNRDLEKATGFRRDLYFRLAVFPLRIPPLRERGDDVTLLAEAFLERSRRELRKPRLELAKDALAALRQYGWPGNVRELQNVLERAAILEEGEISAAALALPQPGAAKAAKAAAAAGSDRATLESVLRECKWNRTAAAERLGISTKTLLARLRAAGLD
- a CDS encoding DUF1569 domain-containing protein, which translates into the protein MHPTVDSTWKMIADATAGMDPAALARHPEGKWCAAEIVEHLLITYTATTKGLRKAIVAGKPLGSRPTLKNRLFQFVVLDVGYFPTGRQAPAMTIPKGLQADQVVRAVEQALPEMDAAITECEQKYGSGVKIADHPVLGPLTARQWRQFHFVHARHHMKQVTRLRA
- a CDS encoding tetratricopeptide repeat protein — its product is MASRTAMCAAWVLLAAVVCAGQVEPTAPGRGQAPGNQAPPRSDRPQSAPGESSSKDQPDDLGPPPVDYDPGGVNEFKKYDPHRADKDIEVGDYYAKQGNHRGALMRYQDALEYKPNDPTAIFRLATTYEKVKKPREAARFVVLYLRVAPDGQYYEEAQKLQERLRPMIQEQADTPEKKRAFALVDEGTLLLGKNDFRGAIARLQAALEADPWNEDATFFLADAYEKNGLLDEASATYRAYLRLDPSGVFADAAKIALQHLPQLRGEGIPAKPELPTSLPSENPR
- a CDS encoding OmpA family protein, giving the protein MKRALFAALITAGLLVSTGCATKNYVRKETAPIINKVNELDDLTSQNTRDIRDLDTRATQGIQTAQSKADSADQKALAAGKTADEANVLATQASTRVETLHNTVANLDNYKPVVETSVHFGFDQANLTAKAKEALDQLAQEIPNQKHYILVVEGGTDSVGDANYNYQLSERRAAAVIQYLAEEHSIPAHKIYVIGLGKDKKVASNASASGRAKNRRVDVRLMTNTQEPAQSAAAEPQS
- the uvrC gene encoding excinuclease ABC subunit UvrC, with the translated sequence MDLQAKIRTLPASPGVYLYKNAEGQVIYVGKANSLRARVRSYFVGEAPLDAKTGSLLREAVDVEYIVVDNEMEALALENNLIKQKQPRFNILLRDDKTYPYIKLTRERFPRVYVTRRLKKDGAAYYGPYFPANLAYRITDLIHRNFLVPSCTVDLTRYHARPCLQYYIKRCLGPCVRDLTTPEQYEQAVHDVRLFLEGRTGDLSKSLRARMDQAAEQQEYERAAKLRDLVSTVEQVTEKQRIAAAEGDDTDVFGYHFENDMLAVNLFHMRTGRVLDRRDLFWEDLPEIGMAPPAEADDRQSATEDAFSAATFFSALLKQVYIDQQYVPRQILVPVDFEDRPALETLLSRKSGHRVEILVPQRGEKRSLLDLVGKNAKQSYDQRFRVLKPQQRAIQEALQDALQMPELPTRIECFDISHIQGAETVASMVVWEDGKMKKSDYRKFIIRGVTGVDDFASMREVVERRYKRLLAEKAPFPSLVLIDGGVGQLHSAALALEGLGIINQPLAAIAKREEIIYVHGLEDEPVKLDRHSPILHLVQLIRDEAHRFAVTFHRKRRQMRDRASDLLEVPGIGATTRRRLLEHFGSERAVKLADLNALSAVVTRKQAERIREHFDKLR
- a CDS encoding BadF/BadG/BcrA/BcrD ATPase family protein; translation: MPHYLGVDAGGSKTECAVGDDHAILGRSTATSCKVQKVGEEAARTALQQGIREACKNAGVSPREITHSCIGIAGASDARTALIVHRIMRDTVGGEVDVIGDNVIALEAAFRTGPGVISIAGTGSIVFGRNERGDTARAGGWGPVISDEGSAEWIGRQAAAAAVRAVDTGQNTALTKAVLEAWHVATREDIVRLSNAYPHPDFAGLYPNVLHAALDGDSLARDLLMRAGTELAGLTKIVIRKLWPGRHAVRVCVAGGVFTTSAVVRQVYGNSLRAERPDIAVSFGHVHPVAGALAIARRAGGRESQPAQAGS
- a CDS encoding sodium:solute symporter, whose product is MIAAYLAGITLFGLRFRKRQRSLRDYFLADRAVPWWAIALSIVAAETSTLTVISVPGLAYQKDFGFLQLVLGYLVGRVVISVVLIPQYFRGELFTAYQLIDRRFGPLLHKFTAGLFLLTRAAAEGVRVFAVSIVVGIAIGTGDVWSIAIILALTFIYTLEGGMAAVIWTDVVQMAIYLAGTLVGVFTILHLVPGGWSQVVELAGAAGKFHVFDFRWTFATPYTFWAGLIGGTFLTTASHGTDQLIVQRLLAARSERDSKTALISSGLFVLVQFGLFLLVGAMLFVFYELFPPAMAFERPDRIYPTFIVTQMPHVISGLLIAAILAAAMSNLSAALNSLSSSTIVDFYLRLRPQADERRRMAVSRAATVFWALVLFALALLSRGGGHVVEVGLSIASVAYGALLGVFLLGVLTKQANERGTMVGMAVGFATSLYVWRATAIPFTWYVVIGSAVTFAVGYIASFAFRDAKGPAVG